In the genome of Candidatus Chromulinivoraceae bacterium, one region contains:
- a CDS encoding VOC family protein: MQSKLNPYISFQGNTREAMEFYKTVFGGQLTLSTFGEAGMTDHGVKPDEIMHAALVADNGITIMAADAATGMRDFIAGTNMSLSLSGENEEELTGYYDKLVGGGKVEQALSKAPWGDMFGMCIDKFGVFWMVNITAAK; encoded by the coding sequence ATGCAATCAAAACTCAACCCATATATTAGTTTTCAAGGTAACACTCGTGAGGCAATGGAATTTTATAAAACAGTCTTCGGTGGACAACTCACTCTCTCTACATTCGGAGAAGCTGGCATGACCGACCATGGCGTTAAACCAGATGAAATTATGCACGCCGCTCTTGTTGCAGATAACGGTATCACCATTATGGCTGCAGATGCTGCAACTGGCATGCGTGACTTTATCGCCGGAACAAATATGAGTCTTTCGCTTAGCGGTGAGAACGAAGAGGAACTAACTGGCTACTACGACAAGCTGGTAGGAGGTGGCAAAGTAGAGCAAGCACTTAGCAAAGCACCTTGGGGTGACATGTTCGGTATGTGTATAGATAAATTTGGTGTATTTTGGATGGTTAATATTACCGCAGCAAAATAG
- a CDS encoding YebC/PmpR family DNA-binding transcriptional regulator, which translates to MSGHSKWSTIKREKGAKDAKRGAVFTKIGNQIAIAARSGVDPVMNSALALAIEKAKQANMPAANIQRAIDRVADKNAATLEEATYEAYGPGGMGIIIETATDNKNRTYPEVRSALTKNGGTMAEPGSVAFQFARKGVIRVAASGEDALLTVLDAGAEDAIEDEGELIVYTDQKELAKVRTAIMAAGLEVKEAELQYVPNAQVEISDPEVARKALKVMDALDDLDDVVNVHTNADITVDVEE; encoded by the coding sequence ATGTCAGGACACAGTAAATGGTCAACTATTAAGCGCGAAAAAGGCGCTAAAGACGCCAAGCGTGGCGCAGTATTTACTAAAATTGGTAACCAAATTGCCATTGCTGCTCGTAGTGGTGTCGACCCGGTTATGAACTCGGCACTTGCTCTTGCAATTGAAAAAGCAAAGCAAGCAAACATGCCAGCCGCTAATATTCAGCGTGCTATTGACCGCGTTGCAGATAAAAATGCGGCAACGCTTGAAGAAGCAACCTACGAAGCATACGGCCCGGGTGGTATGGGTATTATTATCGAGACCGCAACTGACAACAAAAACCGTACCTACCCAGAAGTTCGTTCTGCACTTACTAAAAATGGTGGAACAATGGCAGAACCTGGCAGTGTTGCGTTTCAATTTGCTCGTAAAGGTGTAATTCGTGTTGCAGCAAGTGGCGAGGACGCACTTTTGACCGTGCTTGATGCTGGCGCAGAAGATGCGATAGAAGATGAGGGTGAGCTTATTGTTTATACTGACCAAAAAGAACTCGCAAAAGTACGTACAGCAATTATGGCTGCTGGGCTTGAAGTAAAAGAAGCGGAACTGCAGTACGTTCCAAATGCACAAGTAGAAATTAGTGATCCAGAAGTTGCTCGCAAGGCGCTAAAAGTTATGGACGCGCTTGATGATCTTGACGACGTTGTAAACGTACATACCAACGCTGACATTACTGTTGATGTTGAAGAGTAA
- a CDS encoding cyclopropane-fatty-acyl-phospholipid synthase family protein yields MLEKNLAHQVLRTLLRRGNVEVTFWDDSVRRYAGVRGVDEPVLRVAIKDPGMVRRMLVNASLAIGEAYTNGQLQISEDQLPLFFELVARNQPTVAVRQPFRRHRNHKEAQQSYIETHYSVGNDYYKLFLDPTCTYSCAYFKDSEDGLEQAQHQKIDHVLRKLRLQPGMRLLDIGCGWGHLAVAAAKQYKARVLGITLSTAQLAGARELAEREGVSHLVRFELMNYQDLPMDEPFDRIVSVGMFEHVGRGNRDQYFRKVAELLVDGGVSLLHTITQQRSRPVDAWVDKYIFPGGYLPTVAEIEDGLASHGLWSVDRENLWQHYAETLRMWRDAHRKNRARIVEMFDEAFYRMRDFWLAGSEGGFRYGQLGLTQVVFTKGKPADGEWPLTRAYLY; encoded by the coding sequence GTGCTCGAGAAGAATCTGGCACATCAGGTACTCCGCACACTTCTGCGCCGAGGAAACGTGGAGGTGACGTTCTGGGACGACTCAGTTCGTCGCTATGCGGGGGTGAGGGGAGTCGACGAACCGGTGCTGCGGGTCGCTATCAAGGACCCCGGCATGGTTCGACGGATGCTCGTCAACGCAAGCCTCGCCATCGGCGAGGCCTACACCAACGGGCAGCTCCAGATCAGTGAAGACCAGCTCCCGCTGTTCTTCGAGCTGGTGGCTCGGAATCAGCCTACGGTGGCTGTACGTCAGCCGTTCCGCCGTCACCGCAACCACAAGGAGGCTCAGCAGAGCTACATCGAGACCCACTACAGTGTGGGTAACGACTACTACAAGCTGTTCCTCGACCCGACCTGTACGTACTCGTGTGCGTACTTCAAGGACTCGGAGGATGGCCTGGAGCAGGCGCAGCACCAAAAGATCGATCACGTGCTCCGCAAGCTGCGGCTTCAGCCCGGCATGCGGCTGCTTGACATCGGTTGCGGCTGGGGTCACCTGGCCGTCGCCGCCGCCAAGCAGTACAAGGCGCGAGTGTTGGGCATTACGCTCAGCACGGCACAACTGGCCGGCGCACGTGAACTGGCGGAGCGTGAGGGTGTGTCGCACCTGGTGCGATTCGAACTCATGAACTACCAGGACCTACCGATGGATGAGCCGTTCGATCGGATCGTGAGCGTCGGCATGTTCGAGCACGTGGGGCGCGGCAACCGTGATCAGTACTTCCGTAAGGTTGCGGAGCTGCTGGTTGACGGTGGCGTTTCGCTGCTCCACACGATCACACAGCAACGGTCTCGGCCTGTGGATGCATGGGTCGACAAGTACATCTTCCCCGGAGGATACTTGCCGACTGTCGCCGAGATCGAGGACGGGCTGGCGTCGCACGGTTTGTGGTCGGTCGACCGTGAGAACCTGTGGCAGCACTACGCGGAGACTCTGCGTATGTGGCGCGATGCACATCGCAAGAACCGTGCGCGGATCGTCGAGATGTTCGACGAGGCGTTCTACCGCATGCGGGACTTCTGGCTCGCAGGGTCCGAGGGTGGGTTCCGCTATGGTCAGCTTGGTCTGACGCAAGTGGTATTCACCAAGGGAAAGCCCGCCGACGGCGAGTGGCCCCTCACTCGGGCCTATCTGTACTGA
- a CDS encoding DUF192 domain-containing protein yields the protein MSRRRDAMSWGVIALVLMLVSMAAVYVLWPQLQPHTTLHLGDGIFTAQVAKTQAARDKGLTGTPSLSVDNAMIFVYDTDGKWPINMKDMNFPIDIVWLNKDKQVIYIVKNVPPESYPYQQFAPKDDARYVVELAAGVVGQKSIDINATAQFDENNLQGIQF from the coding sequence ATGAGCCGACGAAGAGACGCCATGTCCTGGGGTGTAATTGCCTTGGTATTGATGCTCGTGTCTATGGCCGCTGTGTACGTCCTGTGGCCGCAGCTACAGCCGCACACGACGTTACATCTTGGTGATGGAATCTTCACGGCTCAAGTGGCTAAAACGCAAGCTGCGCGCGATAAAGGCCTAACAGGTACACCAAGCCTAAGCGTGGATAACGCTATGATCTTTGTTTATGATACGGACGGCAAATGGCCTATCAACATGAAGGATATGAATTTTCCCATAGATATCGTGTGGCTCAATAAAGACAAGCAGGTGATATACATCGTCAAGAATGTGCCACCAGAAAGCTATCCGTATCAACAGTTTGCGCCCAAAGATGATGCACGTTACGTAGTAGAACTTGCAGCTGGTGTAGTAGGGCAAAAATCCATCGATATAAACGCCACTGCGCAGTTTGATGAAAACAACCTACAGGGGATACAATTTTGA
- a CDS encoding PBP1A family penicillin-binding protein, which yields MVRRGRYTKRVSRVTRIKRSAKRSWRWFKSLSKKKKALLIGTPILAFLILTPLITYIYYYNDIGDQTRLMNSNNTGIALTDKNGQVIYSVGRAEHRDIVPLDQISKYTQQALVSSEDKNFYSDGGFSITGTLRALFSDVSSGSIAGGGSTITQQLARATLLSNQQTILRKYQELTISIAIEQRYSKDQILDMYLNSVFWGGTDFGIQSVAKTYFNKAPKDLDLAESAMIVGVLPAPNAYSPVTGNPTYAKDRQTYVLKQMVQNGYITAAQQQAALNEQLTYAPVQAQAAGEAPAFSQMVLQQLYDKYGEEQVMRSGYQVKTTLDLTLQHTIEGNINDHLAYIQRNGGSNASAVAIDPTSGEVRALVGSADYNNPDWGKVNMATTARQPGSSFKSIYYSEALAEGVITPATILQDVPTDFNGYKPLDADKKFRGSVTVRQAISQSLNIPSVEVLQKLGIDKAVQAANRMGISSIDASKNYGLSLALGAAEAPLTQMTNAYAAFANQGQQFDTTLIQQINDKYNQKIFTADEKSKQVVSPQAAYLISSILSDYNARAPIFGSSLTVSGRTAAVKTGTTDDDRDAWTIGYTPQLAVGVWVGNNNNQPMLNGGSGMAGPIWVNTMKTALKGIPNTAFPIPSGVIQKPVCYGTGSLASGSSSNTYNEYFLASALPTTTCDTTQQKTETQTQDTTTSNPSNNANSSQTTTNDTTTTSGGAGGTGTAGTGTTGADTGGTTGTGSTGTGGTGTGGANGTGTGGSGSGGTGILPVKP from the coding sequence ATGGTCCGTAGAGGAAGATATACAAAGCGAGTATCTCGCGTTACTCGCATAAAACGATCGGCAAAAAGATCGTGGCGCTGGTTTAAGAGTTTATCTAAAAAGAAAAAGGCATTATTGATTGGGACGCCCATATTGGCGTTTTTGATTTTGACGCCGCTTATTACGTACATTTACTACTACAACGATATCGGTGATCAAACGCGATTGATGAATAGTAATAATACCGGCATTGCGCTTACTGATAAGAATGGTCAGGTTATTTACAGCGTAGGCCGGGCTGAACATCGCGATATCGTGCCGCTTGACCAGATTTCTAAGTACACGCAACAAGCACTCGTTTCATCTGAGGATAAAAATTTTTACAGTGATGGCGGTTTTTCAATTACAGGCACGTTGCGCGCACTATTTAGTGACGTGAGTTCGGGAAGTATTGCCGGCGGTGGTTCAACCATCACACAGCAGCTTGCAAGGGCAACGTTACTATCTAACCAGCAAACGATTTTACGTAAATACCAAGAGCTGACAATCTCGATTGCCATTGAACAGCGGTATTCTAAAGATCAAATTCTTGATATGTACCTTAACTCGGTATTCTGGGGCGGAACTGACTTCGGTATCCAGTCAGTAGCTAAAACGTACTTCAATAAAGCACCAAAAGATCTTGACTTGGCTGAAAGTGCAATGATAGTCGGGGTGCTTCCAGCGCCTAACGCGTACTCGCCGGTTACAGGCAATCCCACCTATGCGAAAGATCGCCAAACCTATGTGTTAAAACAGATGGTTCAAAATGGCTATATTACAGCGGCCCAACAGCAAGCGGCTTTGAATGAACAGCTGACCTACGCCCCCGTCCAGGCTCAGGCGGCTGGTGAGGCGCCGGCATTCAGCCAGATGGTGCTGCAACAGCTGTACGATAAATACGGTGAAGAGCAAGTGATGCGTTCTGGTTATCAGGTAAAGACAACGCTTGATCTAACCTTACAACATACCATCGAAGGCAATATTAATGATCACCTGGCATATATTCAGCGCAACGGTGGCTCGAATGCCAGTGCGGTTGCAATAGATCCGACGTCGGGTGAAGTGCGCGCGCTCGTGGGAAGTGCTGATTACAATAACCCAGATTGGGGTAAGGTGAATATGGCCACAACGGCGCGTCAGCCGGGATCGAGCTTTAAATCTATTTACTATAGTGAAGCATTGGCTGAAGGCGTGATTACGCCGGCCACTATCCTGCAAGATGTCCCGACCGACTTTAACGGCTACAAACCACTCGATGCTGACAAGAAGTTTCGTGGAAGTGTAACGGTTCGGCAAGCAATTAGTCAATCTCTCAATATTCCAAGTGTTGAAGTATTACAAAAGCTTGGCATAGACAAGGCTGTGCAGGCGGCTAACCGTATGGGAATCAGTAGTATTGATGCGAGTAAAAATTACGGATTGTCACTGGCGCTTGGTGCAGCCGAGGCTCCGCTAACGCAAATGACTAATGCTTACGCGGCGTTCGCCAATCAAGGACAGCAGTTCGACACAACTCTTATCCAGCAAATTAATGACAAGTACAACCAGAAGATTTTTACGGCTGACGAAAAGAGTAAACAGGTGGTTAGTCCGCAGGCTGCGTATCTTATATCGAGTATCTTGTCGGACTACAATGCACGCGCGCCTATCTTCGGATCATCCCTAACTGTTTCTGGACGTACTGCAGCGGTTAAGACTGGTACGACCGACGATGACCGCGATGCTTGGACGATTGGCTATACACCGCAACTAGCAGTTGGCGTATGGGTCGGGAATAATAATAATCAGCCAATGTTGAATGGTGGTTCTGGTATGGCTGGTCCTATATGGGTGAATACGATGAAGACGGCTTTGAAAGGAATTCCGAATACTGCGTTCCCGATTCCTTCTGGTGTAATTCAAAAACCGGTTTGTTATGGCACTGGTAGTCTCGCGAGCGGCTCGAGTTCCAATACGTATAACGAATACTTCTTGGCTTCGGCATTGCCTACTACAACTTGCGATACGACTCAACAAAAAACCGAAACTCAAACACAGGATACAACGACCAGTAATCCATCCAACAACGCCAATAGTAGTCAGACAACAACTAACGATACTACGACAACATCTGGCGGTGCAGGCGGAACAGGAACAGCGGGTACGGGGACGACCGGCGCGGATACTGGCGGAACAACAGGTACGGGCTCGACTGGAACCGGAGGAACTGGAACTGGTGGTGCGAATGGAACCGGCACAGGCGGATCTGGATCTGGTGGTACGGGCATACTTCCGGTAAAACCATAA
- the ruvA gene encoding Holliday junction branch migration protein RuvA produces MIAHVSGVVAEKFGSSVIVDVHGVGYEVSVAVGDYEQALLNEPMKFYTYHHIREQSQELFGFTSLAAKKLFEMLITVQGVGPKAALSILSLGDSEQVRNAIANGDSTYITKASGVGKRIAERVVVDLTDKVGLALRTDVSAVGISQTLLHTDEALEALMALGYNLNDATRALESVPMDLSTADRVTQALRG; encoded by the coding sequence ATGATTGCACATGTTTCTGGAGTTGTTGCTGAAAAGTTTGGTTCCTCTGTTATTGTAGATGTTCATGGCGTGGGATATGAAGTAAGTGTTGCGGTGGGTGACTATGAACAAGCGCTACTAAACGAACCGATGAAGTTTTATACCTATCATCACATTCGCGAACAGTCGCAGGAATTGTTTGGTTTTACCAGTCTAGCTGCTAAAAAATTGTTTGAGATGCTGATTACCGTGCAGGGCGTTGGTCCTAAGGCTGCGCTTTCGATTTTGAGTCTTGGAGATAGTGAGCAGGTGCGTAATGCAATCGCGAACGGTGACAGCACATACATAACCAAAGCAAGCGGTGTTGGTAAGCGAATCGCCGAACGTGTAGTCGTAGATCTGACCGATAAGGTTGGGTTAGCGCTGAGGACTGATGTGTCCGCAGTTGGCATATCACAAACTCTTCTACATACCGACGAAGCGCTCGAAGCGCTTATGGCACTCGGCTATAACCTTAACGATGCTACCCGCGCACTCGAAAGCGTGCCTATGGATCTTTCTACTGCCGACCGCGTAACGCAAGCATTGAGGGGTTAG
- the rimK gene encoding 30S ribosomal protein S6--L-glutamate ligase, whose translation MKIAILSNGPGNYSTKRLKEEAIKRGHEVSVIKYRDCYASIEQNNPTISYHGEDLGGFDAVIPRIAANMTRYGTAIVRQLEMQGIYAVSSSISINRSRDKLRSMQLLSKAGIGIPKTVFSRNSTDIDDLIDKVGGMPVIIKLASGTHGNGVVLAESKKAAKSVLQAFYLSNEDGTNVLLQEFVKESAGTDIRVFVVGSRVVASMKRQSLDDDFRSNLHKGGEGTPIKLTEEERKMAIRAAKAMGLNIAGVDMMRSERGPLILEVNASPGFGIEKVTGRDVAGPIIEYVEMNAKRRTKKDKIGA comes from the coding sequence ATGAAAATTGCAATCCTTTCTAATGGTCCAGGTAACTACTCGACAAAGCGTCTCAAAGAAGAGGCTATTAAGCGTGGTCATGAAGTTTCGGTTATCAAATACCGTGACTGCTACGCGTCTATTGAACAAAACAATCCAACAATTAGCTACCACGGAGAAGACCTCGGTGGTTTCGATGCAGTTATTCCACGCATTGCAGCAAATATGACTCGTTACGGTACGGCTATCGTTCGTCAGCTTGAAATGCAGGGTATCTACGCCGTTTCCAGCTCGATATCAATTAACCGTTCGCGTGATAAGCTACGTAGTATGCAACTGCTTTCCAAGGCAGGTATCGGCATTCCAAAAACGGTTTTTTCACGCAACTCTACGGACATTGATGACCTCATCGACAAAGTGGGTGGTATGCCGGTTATTATTAAGCTGGCCAGTGGCACTCATGGAAATGGTGTCGTTCTAGCTGAAAGCAAAAAAGCTGCAAAATCAGTACTTCAGGCATTCTATCTATCTAATGAAGATGGCACGAACGTACTATTGCAAGAATTCGTAAAAGAATCTGCTGGTACGGATATCCGTGTGTTTGTGGTTGGTAGCCGCGTGGTTGCTAGTATGAAACGCCAGAGCTTGGATGATGATTTTCGCTCTAATCTACACAAAGGTGGCGAAGGCACTCCAATTAAGCTGACTGAAGAAGAACGCAAAATGGCTATCCGTGCTGCAAAGGCTATGGGTCTTAATATTGCCGGTGTCGACATGATGCGTAGCGAGCGCGGTCCGCTTATTCTTGAAGTGAATGCCAGTCCTGGCTTTGGCATCGAAAAGGTAACTGGTCGTGATGTCGCAGGTCCGATTATCGAATATGTCGAGATGAACGCTAAACGTCGTACCAAAAAAGATAAAATCGGCGCGTAA
- a CDS encoding G5 domain-containing protein gives MMFTLIGLVVATIFFFIKPHHLQKSKHINKPVSRMVIVMVALAVMLVTMFSFGTVMAATEPASVKQARLAQDTADAQAQQQAKSTADQQRRIEEDAKKPIAKIETKTEVVPFGSIEQQTDTLPSGKTKVSVVGADGTRTITYEVTYVQGKETARKETKNEITTQPVARVTLIGTYVAPPTAQTYTSPSTNTYTPPAQATSRIGATCNDGSHSNATGSGACSHHGGVAHWLYG, from the coding sequence ATGATGTTTACGCTTATAGGTCTTGTCGTAGCGACCATTTTCTTCTTCATAAAACCGCACCATCTTCAGAAGTCAAAACATATTAACAAACCGGTTTCACGTATGGTTATTGTTATGGTGGCTCTTGCTGTCATGCTAGTTACAATGTTTAGCTTCGGTACTGTTATGGCTGCCACTGAACCCGCTAGTGTTAAGCAGGCAAGGTTAGCCCAAGACACTGCGGACGCGCAGGCTCAGCAGCAGGCAAAGTCTACTGCTGATCAGCAGCGTCGAATCGAAGAAGACGCTAAAAAGCCGATCGCTAAAATTGAAACCAAAACAGAGGTCGTGCCGTTTGGCTCTATCGAGCAGCAGACAGACACTTTACCTTCGGGTAAAACCAAGGTTTCTGTTGTAGGTGCTGATGGTACACGTACTATTACTTACGAAGTGACTTATGTACAGGGAAAGGAAACGGCTCGAAAAGAAACGAAAAACGAAATTACTACACAGCCCGTTGCAAGGGTAACACTTATTGGAACATACGTAGCTCCACCGACAGCTCAGACATACACGTCACCTAGTACGAATACTTACACACCTCCTGCCCAAGCCACTAGTAGGATAGGGGCTACTTGTAACGACGGTTCACATAGTAACGCAACTGGTAGCGGCGCATGTTCACATCATGGGGGTGTGGCTCATTGGTTGTATGGGTAG
- a CDS encoding NUDIX domain-containing protein — MAQFEAGSDMPAVELITACMVAAIYESALVMSRPERGWGLLGGHREEGETAEECVRREAMEEAAVELGDLIHVGGWRIKKLFESPENAGYPLEAYQPLFVSRVVNVKEYVPQLEIFERAFVPLERVAEYHHAFDDFAEVHDFLQAHPDFKRII; from the coding sequence TTGGCTCAATTCGAAGCTGGCAGCGATATGCCGGCTGTTGAACTTATAACGGCGTGTATGGTTGCTGCAATTTATGAGAGTGCACTCGTTATGTCACGTCCAGAACGTGGTTGGGGGCTACTAGGCGGACACCGCGAAGAGGGTGAAACGGCCGAGGAGTGTGTGCGACGCGAAGCAATGGAAGAGGCTGCAGTTGAGCTAGGTGATCTTATCCACGTCGGCGGATGGCGAATTAAAAAGCTATTTGAGTCACCGGAGAACGCCGGGTATCCACTCGAAGCATATCAGCCTCTTTTTGTTTCGCGAGTAGTAAATGTAAAAGAATATGTTCCACAGCTAGAGATTTTCGAACGAGCATTTGTGCCGCTTGAAAGAGTTGCGGAGTATCATCATGCATTTGATGATTTTGCAGAGGTACACGATTTTTTACAAGCACACCCGGATTTCAAACGAATAATCTAG
- a CDS encoding RimK/LysX family protein codes for MSNTHTPTIFGCVEHVSLPQYGIIDCVAKIDTGAYSGAMHCSYVKEHKRESDGRRVLRFIPSENESFTQETEDYEVTQVRSSTGHLVRRYIITTEITIQGKAYPITIGLSNRSKMQREILIGRRFLREQGILVDVQINQEYDTDGGEN; via the coding sequence ATGTCAAATACCCATACTCCCACTATCTTTGGCTGTGTAGAACACGTATCGTTGCCGCAGTACGGCATTATTGACTGTGTCGCAAAGATAGATACTGGTGCCTATTCTGGGGCAATGCACTGCTCGTATGTTAAAGAGCATAAACGGGAATCTGATGGGAGACGGGTGCTGCGGTTTATCCCGTCGGAAAACGAATCTTTTACACAAGAAACAGAAGATTACGAAGTGACGCAGGTACGCAGCTCAACGGGACATCTTGTTAGGCGGTATATTATTACCACTGAAATTACGATCCAGGGTAAGGCTTATCCGATCACCATTGGCCTCTCTAATAGGTCAAAGATGCAGCGCGAGATACTTATCGGTCGCCGATTCCTACGGGAACAAGGCATTCTGGTCGACGTACAGATTAATCAAGAATATGATACAGATGGCGGAGAAAACTAA
- the ruvC gene encoding crossover junction endodeoxyribonuclease RuvC translates to MRIIGIDPGTGILGFGVVDVIKGKARMVTAGVITTPAHTPIDERLEEIFDGLTEIIAETKPEVMSIEQLFFARNVTTAISVAQARGVAILTGRKAKLPIAEYTPMQIKQTLTGYGKADKKQVQEMVRIHLGLKEVPKPDDCADALAAAITYSMMSRGQ, encoded by the coding sequence ATGAGAATCATCGGTATCGACCCCGGCACGGGCATTTTAGGTTTTGGGGTTGTGGATGTGATAAAGGGTAAGGCACGCATGGTAACGGCGGGTGTCATTACTACGCCGGCACATACACCGATAGACGAGCGGCTTGAAGAGATTTTTGATGGACTTACTGAGATTATTGCTGAGACTAAACCTGAGGTAATGTCGATAGAACAGCTGTTTTTTGCGCGTAACGTAACGACGGCAATTAGCGTAGCGCAGGCAAGGGGCGTGGCTATACTTACTGGTCGTAAGGCAAAGCTGCCGATTGCGGAATATACGCCAATGCAAATTAAGCAAACTCTTACTGGATATGGTAAGGCAGATAAAAAGCAGGTGCAAGAAATGGTACGAATACATTTGGGTCTAAAAGAAGTACCAAAACCAGACGACTGTGCTGATGCGCTAGCGGCAGCTATTACGTATTCTATGATGAGCCGGGGGCAGTAA
- the purF gene encoding amidophosphoribosyltransferase translates to MVRLSAELSEKCAVAGVWGSNAAARLTASMLEELQHRGQDGTGIVTWDNEGELLRHVKLGLVVEAYPEVTLQSLEGRAAIGHNRYATSGSASDLEHIQPFADAKTSWALAHNGNLSVIKSLADFLVSKNMPIELLNDSGMMHAAIGYYLQAGSGVVEAVERVFPLLVGAFSCVALHEEKLVAFRDAYGIRPLSYGKLPGGGYAVASETRALDALGATDQTDISPGQLIVFSSAGIETVRIVQSNPKLDIFELVYFARGDSRLYGRIVEDVRYDFGVQLAREQPVGGDTTSTIVVPVPRSAIPAAEGYARESGLKYVEGIKRSSRLRTFIKPDQEERRQAVCEKLVPDPTVLNGKRVVLIEDSIVRGMTLGVLIEMLREAGAAEIHVRISSPPVKFPNFYGINMPSQAELIAHGRTIEEVCEAIGADSLGYLSVEGMLMATKCSPESFDVSVFTGEYPIEIGSHQREITTDKRVALTV, encoded by the coding sequence ATGGTCCGACTGAGTGCCGAATTATCCGAAAAATGTGCCGTAGCTGGAGTATGGGGGAGTAATGCTGCTGCCAGACTCACGGCTTCTATGTTAGAAGAGTTGCAACACCGTGGTCAGGATGGGACGGGGATTGTAACGTGGGATAATGAAGGCGAATTGTTGCGCCATGTAAAGCTAGGGTTGGTAGTGGAAGCATATCCAGAGGTTACGCTCCAAAGTCTTGAGGGTAGGGCAGCGATTGGACATAACAGGTACGCCACAAGTGGTAGTGCCTCTGACCTTGAGCATATTCAACCGTTTGCTGATGCTAAGACGAGTTGGGCACTGGCTCATAATGGTAATTTATCGGTGATTAAATCACTGGCTGATTTTTTGGTTTCTAAAAATATGCCGATAGAGTTGTTGAATGATTCTGGCATGATGCATGCGGCTATAGGTTATTACCTGCAAGCGGGAAGTGGAGTAGTGGAGGCAGTGGAACGCGTCTTCCCTCTTTTGGTTGGTGCCTTTTCATGCGTGGCACTGCACGAGGAAAAACTCGTGGCTTTTCGTGATGCGTATGGCATTCGTCCGCTTTCGTATGGCAAGCTACCTGGCGGTGGTTATGCAGTTGCCTCGGAAACTCGTGCCTTAGATGCGCTTGGGGCTACTGACCAAACGGACATCTCGCCAGGCCAGCTGATCGTTTTTAGTAGCGCGGGCATAGAGACTGTACGGATAGTACAGTCCAACCCAAAGTTGGACATTTTTGAGTTAGTGTATTTTGCGCGTGGTGACAGTCGTTTATATGGACGGATAGTCGAAGACGTGAGGTATGACTTTGGTGTACAACTGGCGCGTGAGCAGCCCGTTGGGGGAGATACTACGTCGACTATTGTAGTGCCTGTTCCGAGATCAGCGATCCCGGCAGCAGAGGGTTATGCAAGGGAAAGTGGCTTAAAATACGTGGAGGGAATTAAACGTTCTAGTCGTCTACGTACATTTATTAAGCCTGACCAAGAGGAGCGAAGGCAGGCTGTCTGTGAAAAGTTAGTCCCCGACCCTACCGTTTTGAACGGCAAACGAGTGGTGCTTATTGAAGATTCTATTGTACGTGGCATGACACTGGGCGTACTTATTGAGATGCTACGCGAGGCCGGCGCGGCCGAGATCCACGTGCGGATTAGTTCACCGCCGGTGAAGTTTCCTAACTTTTATGGCATAAATATGCCGTCACAGGCCGAACTTATTGCACACGGTCGGACGATAGAAGAGGTTTGTGAGGCTATTGGGGCAGACTCTCTTGGGTATCTTTCGGTTGAGGGTATGCTCATGGCTACCAAGTGTTCGCCTGAATCATTCGATGTATCGGTTTTTACTGGCGAATATCCGATAGAGATTGGCAGCCACCAACGAGAAATTACTACAGATAAACGAGTAGCCCTTACGGTATAA